A part of Anaerotignum faecicola genomic DNA contains:
- the mscL gene encoding large conductance mechanosensitive channel protein MscL has translation MALKETIQEFKEFAIKGNVVDMAVGVIIGGAFGKIVTSFVNDLIMPIIGKLTGGADFSQLYLPLDGNHYATLADAQAATATIAYGSFLTQVLDFLIVAIVIFAALKVLVKLKRPAAPVEEAPTTKVCPFCKSEIAIEATRCPHCTSQLEG, from the coding sequence ATGGCTTTGAAGGAAACCATTCAGGAATTTAAGGAATTTGCCATAAAGGGCAATGTGGTAGATATGGCTGTCGGCGTAATCATCGGCGGCGCATTCGGCAAAATCGTTACTTCTTTTGTCAATGATTTGATTATGCCCATCATCGGCAAGCTAACAGGCGGCGCAGATTTCAGCCAACTTTATCTGCCTCTGGACGGCAATCATTATGCCACCCTTGCAGATGCACAAGCGGCAACCGCAACCATCGCATACGGCTCCTTTCTCACACAGGTGCTTGATTTTCTGATTGTGGCAATCGTCATCTTTGCGGCGCTGAAGGTGCTGGTGAAGCTGAAACGTCCTGCCGCTCCCGTGGAAGAAGCACCTACAACGAAGGTCTGTCCCTTCTGCAAATCCGAAATTGCGATTGAGGCAACCAGATGTCCTC